A genomic segment from Chitinophaga flava encodes:
- the gltX gene encoding glutamate--tRNA ligase — translation MDHKKVRVRFAPSPTGGLHLGGVRTVLFNYLFAKQHKGDFVLRIEDTDQTRYVAGAEEYINECLRWCGLTPDESPAVGGPYAPYRQSERKPLYRQYAEKLVASGHAYYAFDTPEELESMRERLKTPENPHPQYNHKVREKMRNSFSLSEAEVQELLAKNTPHVIRIKMPANEELSFTDMIRGEVTFNTGQVDDKVLLKADGMPTYHLAVVVDDYLMKISHAFRGEEWLPSAPVHILLWKYLGWEADMPQWAHLPLILKPDGNGKLSKRDGDRLGFPVYAMNWTDPRSNEFTKGFRELGFLPDAFINMLAVLGWNDGTEQEIFSLDELIQKFSIDRVHKAGAKFDYEKAKWFNHQYLHHKDNQSLANLFLPVLEEKGIKADVDYVATIAGLVKERCYFVNEIWDHGFFFFQAPAAYDEAAVKPKWNADKSAFFTEWSDKLADVSAFTAPELEASFKAFAAEKNIKMGELQLPFRIMLTGGKFGPPVFDIAATIGLTETRTRIAKGLIAYNQ, via the coding sequence ATGGATCACAAAAAAGTAAGAGTGCGTTTTGCTCCCAGCCCTACTGGTGGCCTACATCTTGGAGGTGTACGCACTGTATTGTTCAACTATTTGTTTGCAAAGCAGCACAAGGGGGATTTTGTACTGCGTATTGAAGATACAGACCAGACCCGTTATGTAGCGGGCGCAGAAGAATACATCAATGAATGTCTGCGCTGGTGTGGGCTCACGCCGGACGAAAGTCCTGCGGTGGGTGGTCCTTATGCACCTTACCGCCAGAGTGAACGTAAGCCGCTGTACCGTCAGTATGCTGAAAAACTGGTTGCTTCCGGTCATGCCTATTATGCATTTGATACACCGGAAGAACTGGAAAGCATGCGTGAACGGTTAAAAACACCGGAAAACCCGCACCCACAGTACAACCATAAGGTAAGAGAAAAGATGCGTAACTCCTTCTCTCTCTCCGAAGCGGAAGTACAGGAACTGCTGGCTAAAAACACTCCGCACGTTATCCGTATTAAAATGCCTGCCAATGAAGAACTGTCCTTTACCGATATGATTCGGGGAGAAGTGACTTTCAACACCGGTCAGGTAGATGATAAAGTATTACTGAAAGCAGATGGTATGCCTACCTATCACCTCGCCGTGGTAGTAGACGACTATCTGATGAAGATATCCCACGCTTTCCGTGGTGAAGAATGGCTGCCTTCTGCACCGGTACATATCCTGCTCTGGAAATATCTGGGCTGGGAAGCCGATATGCCGCAGTGGGCGCACTTGCCGTTGATCCTCAAACCGGATGGCAACGGTAAACTCAGCAAACGTGATGGCGACCGCCTCGGTTTCCCGGTATATGCCATGAACTGGACAGATCCCCGTTCCAACGAATTCACCAAAGGATTCCGTGAACTGGGCTTCCTGCCGGACGCATTTATCAACATGCTGGCCGTGCTGGGATGGAATGATGGTACCGAACAGGAGATCTTTAGCCTGGATGAACTGATTCAGAAGTTCTCCATCGACCGTGTTCATAAAGCCGGCGCTAAATTCGACTACGAAAAGGCTAAATGGTTCAATCACCAGTACCTGCATCATAAAGACAACCAGAGCCTCGCCAATCTCTTCCTGCCTGTACTGGAGGAAAAAGGTATCAAGGCAGATGTTGATTATGTAGCTACCATAGCCGGACTGGTAAAAGAACGCTGCTACTTTGTCAACGAAATATGGGACCATGGCTTTTTCTTCTTCCAGGCACCAGCTGCCTATGACGAAGCTGCCGTAAAACCCAAATGGAACGCTGACAAATCAGCCTTCTTCACTGAATGGTCTGATAAGCTGGCAGATGTTTCTGCCTTCACCGCTCCTGAGCTGGAAGCCAGCTTTAAAGCTTTTGCTGCAGAGAAAAATATCAAGATGGGCGAGTTACAGCTGCCTTTCCGTATCATGCTCACCGGTGGTAAATTTGGTCCTCCCGTATTTGATATCGCAGCAACTATCGGTCTCACGGAAACCCGTACACGAATTGCAAAAGGGTTAATAGCATATAACCAATAA
- a CDS encoding enoyl-CoA hydratase/isomerase family protein, with translation MYQTLSTQLEKNIQIITINRPEKMNALNQLMMGELGLAIDEVYRNKDIKGAIITGAGEKAFVAGADISEFLTLSPKQGEELAKSGHVVFQRIEYSPKPIIAAVNGFALGGGCELAMACHFRIASENARFGQPEVNLGLIPGYGGTQRLTQLIGKGKATELMMTGDMITADEALAWGLVNHVVKLEELMPKAISILEKIQTKAPLAVARVVKCVNAAIDKELDGWETEIKEFAACFATADLQEGAEAFIQKRKANFKGE, from the coding sequence ATGTATCAGACATTAAGCACACAATTAGAGAAAAATATCCAGATCATCACGATCAACCGCCCGGAAAAGATGAACGCTCTCAATCAGCTGATGATGGGAGAACTGGGTCTTGCCATTGACGAGGTTTACCGTAATAAAGACATAAAAGGTGCGATCATTACTGGTGCAGGAGAAAAGGCTTTTGTGGCCGGCGCCGATATCAGCGAGTTTCTGACCCTTAGCCCCAAGCAGGGCGAAGAGCTGGCAAAAAGCGGGCATGTGGTATTTCAGCGGATTGAATATTCTCCCAAACCTATCATCGCTGCAGTAAATGGTTTTGCACTGGGTGGCGGTTGTGAGCTGGCGATGGCTTGTCATTTCCGTATCGCCAGTGAAAACGCCAGGTTCGGCCAGCCGGAAGTGAATCTGGGGCTTATCCCCGGATATGGCGGTACCCAGCGGCTTACCCAGCTGATCGGTAAAGGAAAAGCTACCGAACTGATGATGACCGGTGACATGATCACTGCTGATGAAGCGCTGGCCTGGGGACTGGTCAACCATGTGGTGAAACTGGAAGAACTGATGCCCAAGGCTATTTCCATCCTCGAAAAAATCCAGACAAAAGCTCCACTGGCCGTTGCCCGCGTGGTAAAATGCGTGAACGCCGCTATAGACAAAGAACTCGACGGCTGGGAAACAGAAATCAAAGAATTTGCTGCCTGCTTTGCCACCGCTGACTTACAGGAAGGTGCAGAAGCTTTTATCCAGAAAAGAAAGGCGAATTTTAAAGGAGAATAA
- a CDS encoding cobalamin B12-binding domain-containing protein, with translation MVNQLNRPVRVLVAKVGLDGHDRGAKVIAAALRDAGMEVIYTGLRQTPEMVVNAALQEDVDAIGISILSGAHMTVFPKIIALMKEKEMNDVLLTGGGIIPDADMQQLQEMGVGKLFPPGTHTKDISDYITTWVASHRNF, from the coding sequence ATGGTCAACCAGTTAAATCGTCCTGTTCGTGTGTTGGTAGCCAAGGTAGGTCTTGATGGCCACGACCGCGGCGCTAAAGTGATCGCTGCCGCCCTCCGGGATGCCGGCATGGAAGTTATCTATACCGGCCTCAGACAAACCCCCGAAATGGTCGTTAACGCCGCCCTCCAGGAAGACGTAGACGCCATCGGTATCAGCATCCTCTCTGGTGCTCATATGACGGTTTTTCCTAAGATAATAGCCCTCATGAAGGAAAAAGAAATGAACGACGTACTGCTCACCGGCGGCGGTATCATCCCCGATGCGGATATGCAGCAACTACAGGAAATGGGCGTCGGTAAACTGTTTCCCCCCGGTACACATACCAAGGATATTTCCGATTATATCACTACCTGGGTAGCCTCCCACAGAAATTTTTAA
- a CDS encoding S41 family peptidase: MKSLIHFIIPLAILATMASCRKELPQLNDPQNYVSANFNEVFDAFWTGMNNNYVFWDIDTVNWDGVYGTYKPLFAQLNVNDSNDVRKAYTYFKQMTAGLVDSHYTLTFADTWLADSAAVNPAFLRKRGSPGFHAPIDIRYFYYTLPANYLNAGQRGFTNTADGKQYVAVSGTINQNILYFFFSDFQLKTLFNTDTANGFKTVEQYFFKNLASRTDLKGIIIDVRGNKGGELEDLDFLLGKMITRPLFFGYTRSKMGNGRLDYSPWAPAYVKPQTDSKAITIPIVVLADAWSVSMAEITTMAVKALPNGHFVGERTWGANGPLTGNVFFNGGQFTTGWLTQVYTSSLMFKYKDGNIYEGKGFPPDLTVPYDSTSLNAGRDPQLEAAVSLIH; this comes from the coding sequence ATGAAATCGCTCATACATTTTATCATACCCCTGGCTATACTGGCCACCATGGCTTCCTGCCGGAAGGAGCTGCCCCAGCTTAACGATCCGCAGAATTATGTTAGCGCCAATTTCAATGAAGTGTTTGATGCTTTCTGGACGGGCATGAATAATAACTATGTTTTCTGGGATATCGATACCGTCAACTGGGACGGGGTATACGGAACTTACAAGCCCTTGTTTGCACAGCTGAATGTCAACGATTCCAATGATGTACGTAAAGCCTATACGTACTTTAAGCAGATGACCGCCGGATTGGTAGACTCACACTATACCCTGACTTTTGCAGATACCTGGCTGGCCGATTCCGCCGCCGTGAACCCGGCTTTCCTCCGGAAACGCGGTAGTCCCGGCTTTCATGCCCCTATCGACATACGGTATTTTTATTATACCCTTCCTGCCAATTACCTGAATGCCGGCCAGCGGGGATTCACCAATACCGCTGATGGCAAGCAGTACGTGGCCGTTTCCGGGACTATCAACCAGAACATACTGTACTTTTTCTTCAGTGATTTTCAGCTGAAAACCTTGTTCAACACAGATACTGCCAATGGCTTCAAAACGGTGGAACAGTATTTCTTCAAGAACCTGGCCTCCCGTACGGATTTGAAGGGAATTATCATTGATGTGAGAGGAAACAAAGGTGGGGAACTGGAAGACCTGGATTTTTTGCTGGGGAAGATGATCACCCGGCCACTGTTTTTTGGATACACCCGTTCAAAAATGGGCAACGGCCGGCTGGACTATTCGCCCTGGGCGCCGGCCTATGTAAAACCACAGACGGATAGTAAAGCCATCACGATCCCTATCGTGGTACTGGCAGATGCATGGTCGGTGAGTATGGCGGAAATAACCACTATGGCAGTGAAAGCCTTGCCCAACGGGCATTTTGTAGGGGAACGCACCTGGGGGGCCAATGGTCCGCTGACCGGCAATGTTTTTTTTAATGGCGGACAGTTTACTACCGGCTGGCTTACACAGGTGTATACTTCTTCCCTGATGTTTAAATATAAAGACGGTAATATCTACGAGGGTAAAGGATTTCCGCCAGACCTGACCGTACCTTACGATTCAACCAGTCTGAATGCCGGCCGTGATCCGCAACTCGAGGCTGCTGTAAGCCTGATTCATTAG
- a CDS encoding 2-hydroxyacid dehydrogenase, giving the protein MDILFFSAQPYDITYFNQANQQNTHRFRFLEYPLNEDNTALIKDEKAVCVFVNDKVDAAVVHKLKEKGITLIALRCAGFNNVDLKAAAEAGISVVRVPAYSPHAVAEHAVTLLLALNRKIYKSYNRVRDNNFTLAGLEGFDVYGKTVGVIGTGNIGAVFCRIMLGFGCKVLAHDVVEDASLVQAGVTYVSQESVLTESDIISLHCPLTPDTKHLINGHSINSMKRGVTLINTSRGGLVDTKAVVEALKNGHIGALGIDVYEQEEQLFFQNLSGIIIQDDVLSRLTTFPNVLVTAHQGFFTREALTQIAETTLANISSFEKNEPLKNALK; this is encoded by the coding sequence ATGGATATACTTTTTTTTAGTGCGCAGCCATACGATATCACCTATTTTAACCAGGCTAATCAACAGAATACGCATCGTTTCCGGTTTCTGGAATATCCCCTGAATGAAGATAATACTGCCCTCATCAAGGATGAAAAGGCCGTATGTGTTTTTGTAAATGATAAAGTAGATGCTGCTGTTGTACACAAGTTGAAGGAAAAGGGAATAACGCTGATTGCCCTGCGTTGTGCAGGCTTTAATAACGTAGACCTGAAAGCGGCTGCTGAAGCAGGTATCAGCGTGGTGCGCGTGCCGGCATATTCTCCTCATGCGGTGGCAGAACATGCGGTCACTCTCCTGCTGGCACTCAACAGAAAAATATATAAATCGTATAACCGTGTACGTGATAACAACTTTACACTCGCCGGACTGGAAGGATTTGATGTATATGGAAAAACAGTCGGTGTAATTGGTACCGGCAATATCGGAGCAGTATTTTGTCGTATCATGCTGGGCTTTGGCTGTAAAGTGCTGGCCCACGACGTTGTAGAGGATGCATCGTTGGTGCAGGCTGGTGTTACCTATGTTTCCCAGGAGAGTGTCCTGACAGAATCAGATATCATCTCCCTGCATTGTCCGCTTACACCTGATACCAAACATCTGATCAACGGGCATAGTATCAACAGTATGAAACGAGGTGTAACGCTCATCAATACCAGCCGTGGTGGCCTGGTTGATACCAAGGCAGTAGTGGAAGCCCTGAAGAATGGCCATATCGGCGCTTTGGGGATAGATGTTTATGAGCAGGAAGAACAACTGTTCTTTCAGAATTTATCCGGCATTATCATCCAGGATGATGTATTGTCCAGGCTTACGACTTTCCCTAACGTGCTGGTAACAGCTCATCAGGGATTTTTTACCAGAGAAGCATTAACACAGATTGCTGAAACAACCCTGGCCAATATTTCGAGCTTCGAAAAAAATGAACCACTGAAAAATGCACTTAAGTAA
- a CDS encoding porin family protein has product MQKNVLLFAPMLFFFQSALAQFEVGVTGGYVNNYLHTSAGYRAFTQYHQRSGFMAGLVLQYHFNNWLALQAEPSYIQKNYEQRRDHFFDGIYQINSNGYLQLPLMAHFSFGGEKLSGFVNTGGYAARWMTARVKGVMANVFDNAPDLPPNQQASGSFQYNLLYQYDQKYAFDSRRDRRMEFGLVAGGGVEYLLQECLRLFVEARYYYGLSDQQKNYMIDQVPRYNDTYVIQAGCLLNLGCLFGGYAE; this is encoded by the coding sequence ATGCAAAAAAACGTACTTCTTTTTGCCCCCATGCTCTTCTTTTTTCAAAGTGCACTGGCTCAGTTCGAAGTAGGCGTTACCGGTGGTTATGTGAACAATTACCTGCACACCAGTGCTGGTTACCGCGCTTTTACACAATACCATCAGCGCAGTGGTTTTATGGCCGGACTGGTATTGCAATATCATTTTAATAACTGGCTGGCTCTCCAGGCGGAGCCTTCCTACATTCAGAAAAACTATGAACAACGCCGTGATCATTTTTTTGATGGTATCTACCAGATTAACAGCAACGGCTATCTGCAATTACCGCTAATGGCCCACTTCTCCTTTGGTGGAGAAAAACTCAGCGGGTTTGTCAATACCGGTGGGTATGCTGCCCGGTGGATGACCGCCCGCGTTAAAGGCGTTATGGCCAATGTTTTTGATAATGCACCCGACCTACCGCCTAACCAGCAGGCATCGGGCTCTTTTCAGTACAACCTGCTCTATCAATACGATCAGAAATATGCCTTCGATAGCCGCCGCGATCGTCGTATGGAATTTGGTCTGGTGGCGGGTGGTGGCGTGGAGTATCTGCTGCAGGAATGTTTACGGCTGTTTGTGGAAGCGCGCTACTATTACGGTTTAAGTGACCAGCAAAAAAATTATATGATCGACCAGGTGCCCCGATACAATGATACCTACGTGATACAGGCCGGATGCCTGTTGAATCTTGGCTGCCTTTTCGGAGGATATGCTGAATAA
- a CDS encoding glutamine--tRNA ligase/YqeY domain fusion protein — MSEERSLNFIEQIIEDDIANGVNDGRVLTRFPPEPNGYLHIGHAKSIVLNFGLAQKYNGKTNLRFDDTNPVTEDTEYVDSIKEDIRWLGFEWDKELYASDYFDQMYEFAVELIKKGLAYVEDATSEQIAASKGTPTTPGTPTPARSRSVEENLDLFERMRKGEFKDGEKTLRAKIDLASPNMHMRDPIMYRIKHAHHHRTGDKWCIYPMYDFAHGQSDSIENITHSVCTLEFIPHRPLYDWFIKELEIFPSHQYEFARLNLNYTVMSKRKLKQLVAENYVSGWDDPRMPTISGLRRRGYTAASIRGLCERVGVQKRDNMIDVGLLEFCIREELNRTANRVMAVLDPVKLVITNYPEGQVEEMTAENNPEDASAGSRTLHFSNTLYIEREDFMEEPPKKFFRLGPGLHVRLKNAYIIKGESVEKDADGNITTIYATYLPESKSGGDHSGMTVKGTIHWVSAAHAATAEVRVYDRLFKSENPNAEEGDFKDFINPDSLQVIKEAYVEPGLLKAQPGDRFQFMRKGYFTVDPDSTAEKVVFNRTVTLKDAWAKVNK; from the coding sequence ATGAGCGAAGAAAGGTCACTCAATTTTATAGAACAGATCATTGAAGACGACATTGCTAATGGCGTCAATGACGGACGTGTACTGACACGTTTTCCGCCGGAGCCCAATGGCTATCTCCATATAGGGCATGCCAAGTCTATAGTACTGAACTTCGGTCTGGCCCAGAAATACAACGGTAAAACCAATCTCCGCTTCGACGATACCAACCCTGTTACAGAAGACACTGAATACGTGGATTCTATCAAGGAAGATATCCGCTGGCTGGGATTTGAGTGGGACAAGGAACTGTATGCCTCCGACTACTTTGACCAGATGTACGAATTTGCTGTAGAGCTGATCAAAAAAGGACTGGCTTATGTGGAAGATGCTACTTCCGAGCAAATTGCTGCCAGCAAAGGTACTCCAACCACTCCAGGTACACCGACTCCGGCCAGAAGCAGGTCAGTAGAGGAAAACCTGGACTTGTTTGAACGTATGCGTAAAGGAGAATTCAAAGACGGGGAAAAAACCCTGCGGGCCAAGATAGACCTGGCTTCTCCCAATATGCACATGCGCGATCCTATCATGTACCGCATCAAACATGCCCATCACCACCGTACCGGCGATAAATGGTGCATCTACCCGATGTACGACTTCGCCCATGGTCAGAGTGACAGCATCGAGAATATCACCCACTCCGTTTGTACACTGGAGTTCATCCCTCACCGCCCGCTGTACGACTGGTTTATCAAAGAACTGGAAATATTCCCCAGCCACCAGTATGAGTTTGCCCGTCTGAACCTCAATTATACGGTGATGAGCAAACGAAAACTGAAACAGCTGGTAGCAGAGAACTACGTAAGCGGATGGGATGATCCCCGTATGCCTACTATCAGCGGTCTGCGTCGCCGTGGCTATACTGCAGCCAGCATCCGCGGGCTCTGCGAACGTGTTGGTGTACAGAAACGCGATAACATGATCGACGTAGGTCTGCTGGAATTCTGTATCCGCGAGGAACTGAACAGAACAGCCAACCGTGTAATGGCCGTACTCGATCCGGTGAAACTGGTGATCACCAACTACCCTGAAGGACAAGTAGAGGAAATGACCGCCGAAAACAACCCGGAAGATGCTTCCGCCGGCAGCCGTACCCTCCACTTCAGCAATACACTGTACATAGAGCGCGAAGACTTCATGGAAGAACCACCTAAAAAATTCTTCCGTCTCGGTCCTGGTCTGCATGTACGCCTTAAAAACGCCTACATCATCAAAGGTGAAAGCGTGGAAAAAGATGCCGATGGCAACATCACCACCATCTACGCCACCTACCTGCCAGAAAGCAAAAGCGGAGGAGACCACAGCGGCATGACCGTAAAAGGTACCATCCACTGGGTAAGCGCCGCACATGCCGCCACCGCCGAAGTACGCGTATATGACCGTCTCTTTAAATCAGAGAACCCGAATGCAGAAGAAGGCGACTTCAAAGACTTCATCAACCCGGATTCCCTGCAGGTCATCAAAGAAGCCTATGTAGAACCCGGTCTGCTCAAAGCCCAACCGGGAGACCGCTTCCAGTTCATGCGCAAAGGCTACTTCACCGTAGACCCGGACAGCACCGCTGAAAAAGTAGTCTTCAACAGAACAGTGACACTGAAGGACGCGTGGGCTAAAGTAAACAAATGA
- the fumC gene encoding class II fumarate hydratase, with translation MEFRIEKDTMGEVQVPVNAYYGAQTQRSIENFKIAQDINKMPKEIIKAFAYLKKAAALTNLEAGVLPKEKCDLIAQVCDEILEGKLDNEFPLVVWQTGSGTQSNMNVNEVVAYRAHVIHGGKLTDKDKFVHPNDDVNKSQSSNDTFPTAMHIAAYKMLVETTIPGVKKLRDTLAKKAEAFKHVVKIGRTHFMDATPLTLGQEISGYVAQLDHGLRAINNSLAHLSELALGGTAVGTGINTPKGYSESVAGNIAKLTGLPFITAPNKFEALAAHDAIVEAHGALKTVAVSLMKIANDVRMLSSGPRAGIGEIHIPDNEPGSSIMPGKVNPTQCEALTMIAAQVMGNDVAISIGGSNGHFELNVFKPVMIYNFLHSARLIGEGCVSFNDKCAEGIEPIEANIRKHVENSLMLVTALNTKIGYYKAAEIAQKAHKEGTTLKEMAVKLGYVTPEQFDEWVVPGNMVGEIK, from the coding sequence ATGGAATTTAGAATAGAGAAAGACACGATGGGTGAAGTACAGGTACCTGTAAATGCCTATTATGGTGCTCAAACACAGCGCTCCATTGAAAATTTCAAGATCGCCCAGGACATCAACAAAATGCCGAAAGAAATCATCAAGGCATTTGCTTACCTGAAGAAAGCGGCGGCCCTGACCAACCTGGAAGCCGGCGTGCTCCCGAAAGAAAAATGTGATCTCATCGCACAGGTATGTGATGAAATACTGGAAGGTAAACTGGATAACGAGTTTCCGCTGGTAGTATGGCAAACAGGCTCCGGTACTCAGTCCAACATGAACGTGAATGAAGTTGTCGCCTACCGCGCCCACGTTATTCACGGTGGCAAGCTCACCGATAAAGACAAGTTCGTTCACCCGAACGACGACGTAAATAAATCTCAGTCTTCCAACGACACCTTCCCTACTGCCATGCACATCGCGGCGTATAAAATGCTGGTGGAAACAACTATCCCCGGTGTTAAAAAACTCCGTGATACCCTGGCTAAAAAAGCGGAAGCCTTCAAACACGTGGTGAAAATCGGCCGTACCCACTTCATGGACGCCACACCACTCACCCTCGGACAAGAAATCAGCGGCTACGTAGCCCAGCTGGACCACGGTCTGAGAGCTATCAACAACTCCCTCGCCCACCTGAGCGAACTGGCTCTGGGCGGTACTGCTGTTGGTACCGGTATTAACACACCAAAAGGTTACTCCGAAAGTGTGGCTGGTAACATCGCCAAACTGACCGGACTGCCTTTTATCACCGCTCCCAACAAGTTCGAAGCACTGGCTGCCCACGATGCTATCGTAGAAGCTCACGGCGCCCTGAAAACAGTAGCTGTTAGCCTGATGAAAATCGCTAACGACGTACGTATGCTCAGCTCCGGCCCTCGCGCTGGTATCGGTGAAATCCATATCCCGGATAACGAGCCAGGTTCTTCTATCATGCCAGGTAAAGTAAACCCCACCCAGTGTGAGGCCCTGACCATGATCGCTGCACAGGTAATGGGTAACGATGTAGCTATCTCCATAGGCGGATCCAACGGCCACTTTGAGCTCAACGTATTCAAACCGGTGATGATCTACAACTTCCTGCACTCTGCACGCCTGATCGGTGAAGGTTGTGTTAGCTTCAACGATAAATGTGCTGAAGGTATCGAACCTATTGAAGCTAATATCCGCAAACACGTGGAAAACTCCCTGATGCTGGTGACTGCACTCAATACCAAAATTGGTTATTACAAAGCCGCAGAAATCGCACAGAAAGCACACAAGGAAGGTACCACACTGAAAGAAATGGCCGTGAAACTGGGTTACGTAACACCAGAACAATTTGACGAATGGGTAGTGCCCGGCAACATGGTAGGCGAGATTAAATAA